In Fluviispira sanaruensis, a genomic segment contains:
- a CDS encoding asparaginase: MKKRVLIYHTGGTFGMALGNAQTVQTQSPDFLKDLLERVPELPSLAQIDLRILCNIDSSDANQKLWSLIANAIQENWDEFDGCVIIHGTDTMAFTATALAFFLQGLTKPIVFTGSQRPLSAMRSDARVNIIDAVELATRGIPEVMVCFDSKIHRAARVTKYSNEHLYAFKSYNAPLVGSLGVNFKIKHKILNSIIPTAKRHMPIINTQTNSNIASLSCVPGALPSEAFIDSLLNSIEGLIIQGFGAGNLPAANKNWLELCKKAFLKKIPVVMSTQCESGSVSLDLYENGRIFANLGVISALDMTFEAASVKLMIMLGRNISFDKRHEFFSTPLAYECTPIFKNKENIGTSK; encoded by the coding sequence ATGAAGAAAAGAGTTCTTATTTATCATACCGGCGGTACTTTTGGGATGGCATTGGGCAATGCACAAACAGTCCAAACTCAATCTCCAGACTTTTTAAAAGATCTCTTAGAGCGTGTGCCAGAACTGCCTTCACTCGCGCAAATTGATTTAAGAATACTTTGTAATATCGATTCCTCCGATGCAAATCAAAAACTTTGGTCCTTAATTGCCAATGCTATTCAAGAAAACTGGGATGAGTTCGATGGATGTGTGATTATTCATGGCACCGATACCATGGCATTTACGGCAACAGCTCTTGCATTCTTTTTGCAAGGTTTAACAAAACCAATTGTTTTTACAGGCTCACAACGTCCTTTAAGTGCAATGCGTTCCGACGCGCGGGTGAATATTATCGATGCCGTTGAATTGGCTACACGTGGAATTCCCGAAGTCATGGTTTGCTTTGACAGTAAAATTCATAGAGCAGCGCGTGTTACGAAATACAGCAATGAACATTTATATGCTTTTAAAAGTTATAATGCTCCTTTAGTTGGAAGTCTGGGCGTAAATTTTAAAATTAAACATAAGATTTTGAATTCAATTATCCCAACTGCGAAAAGACATATGCCGATCATTAATACACAGACTAATAGCAATATTGCTTCCTTAAGTTGTGTGCCGGGTGCATTGCCATCCGAAGCTTTTATTGATTCACTGTTAAATTCTATAGAAGGTCTTATTATTCAAGGTTTTGGTGCTGGTAATTTACCAGCAGCGAATAAAAACTGGTTAGAACTTTGTAAAAAAGCATTTCTTAAAAAAATCCCTGTTGTTATGTCAACCCAATGTGAATCGGGATCTGTTTCGCTAGATTTATATGAAAATGGAAGAATTTTTGCAAATCTAGGGGTTATATCTGCTCTCGATATGACATTTGAAGCTGCCAGTGTAAAATTGATGATAATGCTTGGCAGAAATATTTCCTTCGATAAAAGACATGAATTTTTTTCAACACCTTTAGCTTATGAATGCACTCCTATTTTTAAAAACAAAGAAAATATAGGAACGAGTAAATGA
- the ccsA gene encoding cytochrome c biogenesis protein CcsA, with protein sequence MQNLTIQENIFRNIFMLETIARIGMSTLYGFAVLIFGYTLMLKSKNAPHSEKFHIGARALFLLATSFTIVYGTLEFIFPVNSLTTQVYTVICFVLSVAVIAVDRGKEGLPAFSFLVGALTFLLATISPFLDPTPLYNAASGDWLVFLHIGTAALGEAIFVASFCASLLYLREYTKLKQKKLEKVHSPISLAALEKLVERSSLIGLTFITISLLSGLALIFIGKVTVQVGIVKILWAFLVWGWYVMTIFGRSLWGWRGRKGARLTVFGMLLLILGFFGTIWQYV encoded by the coding sequence ATGCAGAATCTGACAATTCAAGAAAACATTTTCCGTAATATATTTATGCTTGAGACCATTGCACGGATTGGTATGAGCACTTTATATGGTTTTGCTGTATTGATTTTTGGATACACATTGATGCTAAAATCAAAGAATGCTCCACATTCAGAAAAATTTCATATAGGTGCAAGAGCTCTTTTTTTATTAGCAACTTCTTTTACTATCGTATATGGAACTCTTGAGTTTATTTTTCCAGTGAATTCATTGACAACTCAAGTTTATACCGTCATTTGTTTTGTTCTTTCTGTCGCAGTTATTGCCGTTGATCGCGGAAAAGAAGGTCTTCCAGCTTTTTCTTTTTTAGTGGGTGCTCTTACTTTTTTATTAGCAACGATCTCACCATTTCTCGACCCAACTCCTCTTTATAATGCAGCCTCTGGAGATTGGTTGGTCTTTTTACATATTGGCACAGCCGCGTTGGGCGAAGCCATTTTTGTAGCTTCATTTTGCGCATCTCTGCTTTATTTAAGAGAATATACAAAATTAAAACAAAAGAAATTGGAAAAAGTACACTCACCAATCAGTCTGGCCGCACTTGAAAAGCTCGTTGAACGGTCGTCATTAATTGGCTTAACTTTTATTACAATCAGTTTGTTATCAGGCTTGGCCTTGATTTTTATCGGCAAAGTGACTGTGCAAGTTGGAATTGTTAAAATTCTCTGGGCATTTTTAGTTTGGGGATGGTATGTGATGACCATATTTGGACGCAGTCTTTGGGGATGGCGAGGAAGAAAAGGGGCTCGCTTGACTGTTTTTGGTATGCTTTTGTTGATCTTAGGTTTTTTTGGGACTATTTGGCAGTACGTTTAA
- a CDS encoding M20/M25/M40 family metallo-hydrolase: MKNTKHLHSPTCGCKNEKGEPLFITAPSKETQNALDYCEKHLEKELKNLIKLVKIPSVSLAGFDENDVKLSAEATAELLRGAGLENVELLELGKGIHPYVYGEWLHKPGAPTLLLYAHHDVQPPGREEKWKSNPFIPVEKNGRLYGRGTADDKAGIIAHTAAISSYLKTAGELPVNVKVLIEGEEEIGSNNLAVFVRKHKEKLKADGIIVTDCANVDSGIPSITTALRGLVAVDIEVEALDHPVHSGLWGGILPDPVLALTKILATLCDEQGNIAIKGIHDKVKALTAAESENFSQLKMENIARGATGLLNGLPFTAQEKDFAEKLWRQPSLSINAIQSGSRKLVSNIIQDAAWARVSIRIVPNMKPQEILEILTKHIQAVCPQGFRLKIKPESSSNWWAIADPKADVYQIAARSLEKGYGHTAQFIGCGASIPFVQPLSDEFGSIPAILVGVEDPYTNAHSENESLLLTDFKKSLFGQIHMLQDLAKFKKA; encoded by the coding sequence ATGAAAAATACTAAACATCTTCATTCTCCTACGTGTGGTTGTAAAAATGAAAAAGGAGAACCTTTATTTATTACAGCTCCATCAAAAGAAACACAAAATGCTCTCGATTATTGTGAAAAACATCTAGAAAAAGAACTTAAAAACTTAATCAAACTTGTAAAAATTCCGAGTGTAAGCCTTGCTGGTTTTGATGAAAATGATGTCAAACTCAGCGCTGAAGCCACTGCAGAACTCTTGCGTGGTGCAGGTCTTGAAAATGTTGAATTGCTGGAACTTGGAAAAGGCATACATCCCTATGTCTATGGTGAGTGGCTGCATAAACCAGGTGCGCCCACCTTGTTACTTTATGCTCACCACGATGTTCAACCGCCGGGACGGGAAGAAAAATGGAAATCCAATCCTTTTATCCCAGTAGAAAAAAATGGGCGCCTGTATGGCCGTGGTACAGCAGATGACAAAGCTGGGATTATTGCACACACAGCTGCTATTTCATCGTATTTAAAAACTGCGGGGGAATTACCGGTAAATGTAAAAGTTCTGATTGAGGGCGAAGAAGAAATTGGCAGCAATAATCTTGCAGTTTTTGTCCGCAAGCACAAAGAAAAGCTGAAGGCAGATGGTATTATTGTAACTGACTGCGCCAATGTCGATTCAGGAATTCCAAGCATTACAACTGCCCTTCGCGGTCTTGTCGCAGTGGATATAGAAGTCGAAGCCTTGGATCACCCAGTGCACTCTGGACTTTGGGGCGGTATTCTGCCCGATCCTGTTTTAGCCCTTACGAAAATTTTAGCCACGTTGTGCGATGAACAAGGTAACATTGCCATCAAAGGTATTCACGATAAAGTTAAAGCACTCACAGCAGCTGAAAGCGAAAACTTTTCTCAATTAAAAATGGAAAATATCGCGCGCGGAGCAACGGGGCTTTTAAATGGTTTGCCATTTACGGCGCAAGAAAAAGATTTTGCCGAAAAATTATGGCGCCAACCCTCATTGAGTATTAATGCCATTCAAAGTGGATCACGCAAACTTGTAAGTAATATTATTCAAGATGCAGCTTGGGCGCGTGTTTCTATTCGCATTGTTCCCAATATGAAACCACAAGAAATTTTAGAAATTTTAACGAAACACATTCAAGCGGTTTGCCCACAAGGATTTCGCCTCAAAATCAAGCCAGAGTCGTCGAGCAATTGGTGGGCAATTGCAGATCCCAAAGCAGATGTTTACCAAATAGCGGCTCGCTCTTTGGAAAAAGGCTATGGACACACAGCACAATTTATCGGTTGTGGCGCAAGTATACCATTTGTGCAACCTTTATCCGATGAATTTGGCTCAATTCCTGCAATCCTTGTGGGCGTTGAAGATCCCTACACAAATGCCCATTCTGAAAATGAAAGTTTATTGCTTACGGACTTTAAAAAATCACTTTTTGGGCAAATTCATATGTTACAAGATTTAGCTAAATTCAAAAAGGCATAA
- a CDS encoding J domain-containing protein has protein sequence MCSHFSDDDSFDERRIELEKKKQKKLEKQLRLKQKAELIQELQKIREHNTNCHHNFNLCLENSNKYPRGTLKWALEFLSAQADTDQEFLRKIYLERAQLWHPDKNNDKNHLAMQYLNEAWQIVKKNR, from the coding sequence ATGTGCAGCCATTTTAGCGATGATGATTCTTTTGATGAGAGAAGAATCGAACTAGAGAAAAAAAAGCAAAAAAAACTCGAAAAACAACTTCGCTTGAAGCAAAAAGCGGAATTAATCCAAGAATTACAAAAAATTCGCGAACATAATACAAATTGTCATCATAATTTTAACCTATGTTTAGAAAACTCGAATAAATATCCACGAGGAACTTTAAAATGGGCTCTCGAGTTCTTAAGTGCACAAGCTGATACAGATCAAGAATTCTTAAGAAAAATATATTTAGAACGAGCTCAGCTTTGGCATCCAGATAAAAATAATGATAAGAATCATTTGGCAATGCAATACTTAAACGAAGCTTGGCAAATTGTAAAAAAAAATAGATAA